A part of Tessaracoccus timonensis genomic DNA contains:
- a CDS encoding FHA domain-containing protein — MALPVAAWRLAYTSGKWLALSGPTSLVIMPAPPAEMSEFATNLWRGTLQTRTPDALFEFVHEVGIGSLADFAAFFWDKAGLHGLFRGAVQLLDVDGELVAEGKDAVTWHEELLDQDQTYTIQLAPIEGNQVRLPLVVGAALVSSVTLTTAKNQLIRLPDAESMGVLEKIPVLGVRRRKRPVEKPAPAAPAPETTPSPAVPTPAAEAQPASSTVDAVALDAETQTLPQPPSPQPAAAPSIAAAAAGVPSNDSDEEPGQPAESELPGPDDQPLQQPVAALIGDSPAEPTPPTSSEQLDESKLSEQPQHSLEPEQFDEPASPPPLSRPSAPPPMSAPSAPQSQVSPPGSRQAPVVVPGNFGEVDDEPGTVFSTDLAATHKPPAAQATPDPQVMAVPCRNGHANPRGASSCRLCSEPVDSSNPRLVRRPVLAAVISNQGDGADLVSGVVVGRSPDSERGPHGSYLMRVGSSGNDISRNHILITPNEWNIVLTDLHSTNGTLVRPPGEPEFELRDGRSVTVEIGTELLLDDQVRLKIVAPRSN, encoded by the coding sequence ATGGCATTACCTGTGGCTGCATGGCGGCTGGCCTACACGAGTGGCAAATGGCTGGCCTTGTCGGGGCCGACGTCGTTGGTCATCATGCCGGCCCCGCCCGCCGAGATGTCGGAGTTCGCGACGAACCTGTGGCGCGGCACGCTCCAGACGCGCACCCCTGACGCGCTGTTCGAGTTCGTGCACGAGGTAGGCATCGGATCGCTGGCAGACTTCGCTGCATTCTTCTGGGACAAGGCGGGCCTGCACGGCCTGTTCCGTGGCGCGGTGCAACTGCTCGACGTCGACGGCGAACTCGTCGCCGAAGGTAAAGACGCGGTGACGTGGCACGAAGAGTTGCTCGACCAAGACCAGACCTACACCATCCAGCTCGCACCCATCGAGGGAAACCAGGTGCGCCTGCCGCTCGTCGTCGGTGCGGCATTGGTGTCATCGGTCACACTGACGACGGCGAAAAATCAGCTCATTCGGCTCCCCGACGCGGAGTCCATGGGCGTCCTCGAGAAGATCCCCGTGCTGGGCGTGCGGCGACGCAAGCGCCCCGTCGAGAAGCCCGCTCCCGCGGCACCTGCCCCTGAGACGACACCGAGCCCCGCGGTACCCACCCCGGCAGCGGAAGCCCAACCTGCAAGTAGCACGGTGGACGCCGTCGCGCTAGATGCCGAAACGCAGACGCTCCCGCAGCCGCCTTCCCCGCAGCCAGCTGCCGCTCCATCCATTGCCGCAGCGGCCGCGGGTGTGCCGTCGAATGATTCCGACGAGGAGCCCGGCCAGCCTGCAGAGTCGGAGCTTCCCGGCCCAGACGATCAACCGCTGCAGCAGCCGGTTGCCGCCCTGATCGGCGACAGCCCGGCTGAACCGACGCCGCCTACGAGCTCCGAACAACTCGACGAGTCCAAGCTTTCCGAGCAGCCGCAGCACTCGCTGGAGCCAGAGCAGTTCGACGAGCCCGCGTCGCCCCCTCCGTTGTCGCGGCCTTCGGCCCCGCCGCCGATGAGCGCCCCGTCGGCACCGCAGTCGCAGGTGTCACCGCCCGGCAGCCGCCAAGCGCCCGTGGTGGTGCCCGGCAACTTTGGTGAGGTCGACGATGAACCCGGCACGGTGTTCTCTACTGACCTCGCCGCGACGCACAAGCCGCCCGCAGCCCAAGCCACCCCCGACCCGCAGGTGATGGCGGTGCCGTGCAGGAACGGGCACGCGAACCCTCGCGGAGCGTCGAGCTGCCGTCTGTGCTCGGAGCCCGTCGATTCCTCCAACCCGCGGCTGGTCCGCCGCCCGGTGCTTGCCGCCGTGATTTCGAACCAGGGCGACGGCGCCGACCTAGTGAGTGGCGTCGTGGTGGGGCGTTCCCCCGACAGCGAGCGCGGGCCCCACGGCTCGTACCTCATGCGCGTGGGCAGCAGCGGCAACGACATTTCGCGCAACCACATTCTGATTACGCCCAACGAATGGAACATCGTCCTCACCGACCTCCACTCCACCAACGGCACCCTCGTGCGTCCCCCAGGAGAGCCGGAGTTCGAGCTTCGCGACGGGCGCAGCGTCACCGTCGAGATTGGAACGGAGCTGCTGCTCGATGACCAGGTGCGGTTGAAGATCGTTGCGCCGAGGAGTAATTAG
- a CDS encoding MalY/PatB family protein produces the protein MAIFDVPLDELRGRTSIKWTRFEPDVLPMFVAEMDCRVPEPVVQRIEQALRDGDTGYPEQPIYREAFADFAEWRWGWVPNLANATRSGDVMQGMRYAIEAVTRPGDPVVFNPPIYPPFRQIIDGTARTPVEVPLVDDRLDLDGLERAFADGARAYLLCSPHNPNGTVHTRDELAQVAQLARRHDVTVIVDEIHAPFNGEEFTPFLALDDPGKAIVSTSAAKAFNLAGLKAGLLFASDEVAHALQRMPSYVGEAMSHFGALAHTAALTHCREWIVELQGELAHNRRLFADLVGEHLPMLRYEPAEGTYLAWLDCTPLDIDNPGAFFHEQGRVRFNFGADFAPETSQWVRVNLATSPEIIEEGVRRMSSAVALRNP, from the coding sequence ATGGCGATATTTGACGTGCCCCTCGACGAGCTCCGTGGCCGCACCTCGATTAAATGGACGCGCTTCGAACCGGACGTGCTGCCGATGTTCGTGGCGGAGATGGACTGCCGTGTTCCCGAGCCGGTCGTGCAGCGGATCGAGCAGGCGCTGCGCGACGGCGACACCGGCTACCCAGAACAGCCCATCTACCGCGAGGCCTTCGCCGATTTCGCTGAGTGGCGCTGGGGTTGGGTGCCCAACCTCGCCAATGCGACGCGTTCCGGCGACGTCATGCAAGGCATGCGCTACGCCATCGAAGCGGTCACCCGCCCCGGCGACCCTGTCGTGTTCAACCCGCCCATCTACCCACCGTTTCGGCAGATCATCGACGGCACGGCCCGCACTCCCGTCGAAGTGCCGCTGGTGGACGACCGCCTCGACCTCGACGGGCTCGAGCGCGCCTTCGCCGACGGCGCCCGCGCCTACCTGCTGTGCTCACCGCACAACCCGAACGGCACGGTGCACACCCGCGACGAGCTCGCCCAGGTGGCGCAGCTGGCGCGACGCCACGACGTCACGGTGATCGTCGACGAGATCCACGCACCGTTCAACGGCGAGGAGTTCACGCCCTTCCTTGCCCTCGACGACCCCGGCAAGGCCATCGTGTCGACGTCGGCCGCGAAGGCCTTCAACCTCGCTGGCCTGAAGGCCGGGCTGCTGTTCGCCAGCGACGAGGTCGCCCACGCGTTGCAGCGCATGCCGAGCTACGTCGGCGAGGCCATGAGCCACTTCGGTGCGCTCGCTCACACGGCGGCGCTGACCCACTGCCGCGAGTGGATCGTCGAACTCCAAGGCGAGCTGGCGCACAATCGTCGGCTGTTCGCCGATCTGGTGGGCGAACACCTGCCCATGCTGCGCTACGAACCTGCTGAGGGCACCTACCTCGCCTGGCTGGACTGCACACCACTTGACATCGACAACCCGGGTGCGTTCTTCCACGAGCAGGGCCGGGTGCGCTTCAACTTCGGCGCCGACTTCGCACCGGAGACGTCGCAGTGGGTGCGCGTCAACCTCGCCACCAGCCCGGAGATCATCGAGGAAGGCGTTCGACGCATGTCCTCGGCGGTGGCCCTGCGGAACCCGTAA
- the ileS gene encoding isoleucine--tRNA ligase — protein MTYRAVDTQVDFPALEHEVLQLWQEQHTFEQSLERTKDAETWTFYEGPPTANGKPGTHHIEARVFKDLFPRYKTMRGFRVDRKAGWDCHGLPVELAVEKELGFTGKEDIEKYGIEPFNAKCRESVLRHVDAFTELTTRMGYWVNLDDAYVTMSTPYVESVWWALKQIFDKGLLEEDYRVAPYCPRCGTALSDHELAQGYEDVTDQSIYVRFPVASGPLAGKADFLVWTTTPWTLVSNTAVAVHPEVSYVVATKEGERPVVVADPLFDAALGEGWERTGEAFVGKDMERWEYTRPFNLVEFPDKAHFVVLADYVTTEDGTGLVHQAPAFGADDMAVCRAYGLPFVNPIDNHGHFEESVSLVGGKFFKDADAPLIDDLKARGLMFRVQSYEHSYPHCWRCHTPLIYYAMPSWYVRTTKLKQRLLEENEKTTWYPDNVKHGRFGDWLNNNIDWALSRSRYWGTPLPIWRNVDDKDDLICIGSLAELGELAGRDLSELDPHRPFIDDVEITRDGKTYRRVPEVIDAWFDSGSMPFAQWGYPHAPGSKEKLEANYPADFICEAIDQTRGWFYSLMAVGTLVFDESSYRNVVCLGHILADDGRKMSKHLGNILDPIELMDKHGADAVRWFMACSGSPWMARRVGDATIGETVRKVLITYWNTVSFLSLYARTNSWEPAGDAPAVASRHVLDRWLLSAAHALIRDVTDALDDFDTQRTGTLIANFVDLLSNWYVRRSRRRFWAGDPDAMWTLHEVLSIVTRLMAPITPFVTERVWQDLFVATDPAGPSSVHLAEWPEVDEALLDEGLEEAMAFTRRAVELGRAARAESKVKIRQALKRMLVPSTVLAKLSPELVEEIKQELNVAAVETFAEAGDIVDVFAKGNFRNLGKRFAQRTPKVAAAIADARATVLAERLKAHGKATVVVDGEEVEITPDDVLLTERPREGWSVVNEQGETVALDLELTPELIKAGQVREVTRVVQEARKRAGLEVSDRITLLLAVEPDFAEAVDENLDLIAGEVLATSTQRVEALDEVTHSDDDLGIRVVVTKA, from the coding sequence ATGACCTATCGTGCAGTGGACACCCAGGTGGACTTCCCCGCGCTCGAGCACGAGGTGCTGCAGCTGTGGCAGGAACAGCACACGTTTGAGCAGTCCCTCGAACGCACCAAGGATGCCGAAACCTGGACCTTCTACGAAGGCCCCCCGACGGCGAACGGCAAACCGGGCACGCACCACATCGAAGCGCGCGTGTTCAAAGACCTCTTCCCCCGCTACAAGACCATGCGCGGCTTCCGCGTCGACCGCAAGGCCGGCTGGGACTGCCACGGGCTGCCCGTCGAACTCGCCGTCGAGAAGGAGCTGGGCTTCACCGGCAAGGAAGACATCGAGAAATACGGCATCGAGCCGTTCAACGCGAAGTGCCGCGAATCGGTGCTGCGCCACGTCGACGCATTCACCGAACTCACCACCCGCATGGGCTACTGGGTGAACCTCGACGACGCCTACGTCACCATGTCGACCCCCTACGTCGAATCCGTCTGGTGGGCGCTCAAGCAGATCTTCGACAAGGGGCTGCTGGAGGAGGACTACCGCGTCGCCCCGTACTGCCCGCGCTGCGGCACCGCGCTGTCGGACCACGAGCTGGCGCAGGGCTACGAGGACGTCACTGACCAGTCGATCTACGTGCGATTCCCCGTCGCGTCCGGCCCGCTCGCCGGCAAGGCCGACTTCCTCGTCTGGACGACGACCCCCTGGACGCTCGTGTCGAACACCGCCGTCGCGGTGCACCCCGAGGTCTCCTACGTCGTGGCGACGAAGGAGGGCGAGCGGCCCGTCGTCGTCGCGGATCCGCTGTTCGACGCGGCGCTCGGCGAGGGCTGGGAGCGCACGGGCGAGGCGTTCGTCGGTAAGGACATGGAGCGGTGGGAGTACACGCGGCCGTTCAACCTCGTCGAGTTCCCTGACAAGGCGCACTTCGTGGTGCTCGCCGACTACGTGACCACCGAGGACGGCACCGGACTCGTGCACCAGGCGCCCGCGTTCGGTGCCGACGACATGGCGGTCTGCCGCGCCTACGGGCTGCCGTTCGTGAACCCCATCGACAACCACGGTCACTTTGAGGAGTCTGTGTCGCTCGTTGGCGGCAAGTTCTTCAAGGACGCTGATGCCCCGCTCATCGACGACCTCAAGGCGCGCGGGCTCATGTTCCGCGTGCAGAGCTACGAGCACAGCTACCCGCACTGCTGGCGCTGCCACACGCCGCTCATCTACTACGCGATGCCGTCGTGGTACGTGCGCACCACCAAACTGAAGCAGCGCCTGCTCGAAGAAAACGAGAAGACCACCTGGTACCCGGACAACGTCAAACACGGGCGCTTCGGCGACTGGCTCAACAACAACATCGACTGGGCGCTCTCGCGCAGCCGCTACTGGGGCACCCCGCTGCCGATCTGGCGCAACGTCGACGACAAGGACGACCTGATCTGCATCGGCTCGCTCGCCGAGCTGGGCGAGCTGGCCGGGCGCGACCTCTCCGAACTCGACCCGCACCGACCCTTCATCGACGACGTCGAGATCACCCGCGACGGCAAGACGTACCGTCGCGTGCCCGAGGTGATCGACGCGTGGTTCGACTCCGGCTCCATGCCGTTCGCGCAGTGGGGCTACCCGCACGCGCCCGGCTCGAAGGAGAAGCTCGAAGCGAACTACCCGGCCGACTTCATCTGCGAAGCGATCGACCAGACCCGCGGCTGGTTCTACTCGCTCATGGCCGTCGGCACGCTGGTGTTCGACGAGTCGTCGTACCGCAACGTCGTATGCCTGGGACACATCCTCGCCGACGATGGCCGCAAGATGAGCAAGCACCTGGGCAACATCCTCGACCCCATCGAGCTGATGGACAAGCACGGCGCCGACGCGGTGCGCTGGTTCATGGCCTGCTCCGGCTCGCCGTGGATGGCGCGTCGAGTGGGCGACGCCACCATCGGCGAGACCGTGCGCAAGGTGCTCATCACCTACTGGAACACGGTGAGCTTCCTCTCGCTGTATGCCCGCACCAACAGCTGGGAGCCTGCGGGCGACGCGCCCGCCGTCGCGAGCCGGCACGTGCTGGACCGCTGGCTGCTCTCCGCCGCGCACGCGCTCATCCGCGACGTGACCGACGCGCTCGACGACTTCGACACCCAGCGCACGGGCACGCTGATCGCGAACTTCGTCGACCTGCTGTCGAACTGGTACGTCCGACGCTCGCGTCGCCGGTTCTGGGCGGGCGACCCGGACGCGATGTGGACCCTGCACGAGGTGCTCTCCATCGTGACCCGCCTCATGGCGCCGATCACGCCGTTCGTCACCGAGCGCGTGTGGCAAGACCTCTTCGTGGCGACGGATCCGGCCGGGCCTTCGTCGGTGCACCTGGCTGAGTGGCCCGAGGTGGACGAGGCGCTACTCGACGAGGGGCTCGAGGAAGCGATGGCGTTCACCCGTCGCGCCGTAGAGCTCGGGCGTGCCGCGCGTGCCGAGTCGAAGGTGAAGATCCGCCAGGCGCTGAAGCGGATGCTGGTGCCGTCGACGGTATTGGCGAAGCTCTCCCCCGAGCTGGTGGAAGAGATCAAGCAGGAGCTCAACGTGGCGGCGGTGGAGACGTTCGCGGAGGCCGGCGACATCGTCGATGTGTTCGCGAAGGGGAATTTCCGCAACCTGGGCAAGCGCTTCGCGCAGCGCACGCCGAAGGTCGCGGCCGCTATCGCCGACGCTCGCGCCACCGTGCTGGCCGAGCGGCTGAAGGCGCACGGCAAGGCCACCGTCGTGGTGGACGGCGAGGAGGTGGAGATCACGCCCGACGACGTGCTCCTCACCGAGCGTCCGCGCGAGGGCTGGTCTGTGGTGAACGAGCAGGGCGAGACGGTAGCGCTCGACCTCGAACTCACGCCCGAGCTCATCAAGGCCGGGCAGGTGCGCGAGGTGACGCGCGTCGTGCAGGAGGCCCGAAAGCGCGCTGGCTTGGAGGTCTCCGACCGCATCACGCTCTTGCTCGCGGTGGAGCCCGACTTCGCCGAGGCCGTCGACGAGAACCTCGACCTCATCGCCGGCGAAGTGCTCGCGACGAGCACCCAGCGCGTCGAAGCCCTCGACGAGGTAACCCACAGCGACGACGATCTTGGCATCCGCGTGGTGGTCACCAAGGCCTAG